One window of the Cryptomeria japonica chromosome 7, Sugi_1.0, whole genome shotgun sequence genome contains the following:
- the LOC131063468 gene encoding pentatricopeptide repeat-containing protein At5g02860 — MAERISLPCLRPAPAPPKNIFNPKKLSPPPTSQSETLPIVSLIELLNNSTDFSPHSTQRKSNANPQSKKINQNLTLQSISAPSTSPLIKKDPNFTKNATGFIKNDTQINKMDTQLEKDVDSLLCTRKNDAQAEKGVNSLMGNNVSDLRDISNGSQSWRKELSETGKSILMSILEENRKVRDILDITQDKLLEGDLVQILRGLVGFKKWRNALGVFNWMRNHEVHKPNGRAIGLMLSALGRACEFSKASDLFEELLLEGYAMDVYAYTALIALHSKSGKYKQAISLFKRMQEDGCEPNLVTYNVMLGVYGRVGNSWNKIPLVVEEIKSKGFKPDLYTYNIILGACVRAELHEEASKIFKEMKAEGCVPCSIAYNSLLDVYGKAGLHKEVLIILREMEKNEDCRPDIMTYNVLISAYCTAGFYDEAAALMDTMVSKGTKPDIFTYTTLISAFGRADREEKVILLFEKMKSNDCRPNICTFNAIIGMYGKKGKFKEMMQVFGELRSAGYTPDRVTWNTLLTMCARNGVDKFVDRVYKEMMKAGVYPNRDTFNTLISAYGRCGSIRRALATYSAMLEAGIAPNLSTYNAILNALSRKGHWKEAEAVLKDMNEKGYKPNADAYASLLHAYANGDNLEQLNALAGDIQAGIIHPSWVLLKSVVHAYSKCNLLKKTENAFLELKRRGFSPDLITFNVMISTYGKHGLIDKALEVVNSMKQSGCKPDLVTYNSLISMYGRAGNCKKAESILKDMQVIGMKPDVFSHNSVISAYCKQGLMQDASRIFSEMMDSGIRPCIITYNTLITGYSDLAMFEEVKNVLDYMKKHGFMPNEQTYNAITYGYRKEGRLLEAYDFVNEVRQSDYMARKHQMELLNV, encoded by the coding sequence ATGGCCGAGAGAATTTCTCTTCCTTGTCTGAGACCTGCACCTGCTCCTCCCAAAAACATCTTCAATCCAAAAAAACTATCTCCTCCCCCAACATCTCAATCGGAGACACTTCCCATAGTTTCCCTCATCGAACTTCTCAACAATTCAACTGATTTTTCACCTCACTCTACCCAACGCAAATCTAATGCCAATCCTCAATCTAAAAAGATCAATCAAAATCTTACCCTTCAATCAATTTCAGCTCCCAGCACTTCACCACTCATTAAAAAGGACCCCAATTTCACCAAAAATGCCACTGGTTTTATTAAAAATGACACCCAAATCAATAAAATGGATACCCAACTTGAAAAGGATGTGGATTCTTTACTGTGTACCAGAAAAAACGATGCCCAAGCTGAAAAGGGCGTTAATTCGTTAATGGGCAACAATGTTTCAGATTTGCGGGACATCAGCAACGGAAGCCAGTCATGGAGGAAGGAGCTCTCAGAAACCGGTAAGTCAATTCTCATGTCTATTCTTGAAGAAAATAGGAAAGTGCGTGACATATTAGATATAACACAAGATAAACTCCTAGAAGGGGATCTTGTTCAAATCTTAAGGGGTTTGGTGGGGTTTAAAAAATGGCGAAATGCTCTTGGTGTTTTCAACTGGATGAGAAATCACGAAGTCCACAAACCCAATGGACGAGCAATTGGGCTCATGCTGAGTGCTCTGGGAAGGGCTTGTGAGTTTTCTAAAGCAAGTGATCTTTTTGAGGAGCTTCTGCTAGAAGGTTATGCAATGGATGTTTATGCATATACTGCTTTGATTGCTTTGCATTCCAAGTCTGGCAAATACAAGCAAGCAATTTCTTTGTTCAAAAGAATGCAGGAAGATGGATGCGAACCTAATCTCGTCACATACAATGTAATGCTTGGTGTGTATGGCAGAGTGGGCAATTCCTGGAATAAAATCCCTTTAGTTGTTGAAGAGATAAAAAGTAAGGGATTTAAACCTGATCTGTACACCTATAATATCATTCTAGGTGCCTGTGTAAGAGCAGAGCTGCATGAAGAAGCATCAAAGATCTTTAAAGAGATGAAGGCCGAGGGCTGTGTTCCCTGCAGTATAGCATACAATTCTCTTCTTGATGTGTATGGGAAAGCAGGGTTGCATAAAGAAGTTCTGATCATATTGAGGGAAATGGAAAAGAATGAAGATTGTCGACCGGATATCATGACTTACAATGTATTGATTTCAGCTTACTGTACAGCAGGCTTCTATGATGAAGCTGCTGCTTTGATGGATACAATGGTAAGCAAAGGAACAAAGCCTGATATTTTTACGTATACAACTCTGATATCTGCCTTTGGCAGGGCAGATAGAGAGGAGAAGGTGATATTGTTGTTTGAGAAGATGAAGAGCAATGATTGTCGTCCAAATATATGCACTTTCAATGCTATTATTGGTATGTATGGGAAGAAGGGAAAATTTAAAGAGATGATGCAAGTATTTGGTGAACTGAGATCTGCTGGATATACCCCTGACAGAGTCACATGGAATACCTTGCTGACTATGTGTGCAAGAAATGGAGTGGATAAGTTTGTTGATAGAGTTTATAAGGAAATGATGAAAGCTGGAGTCTATCCAAACCGAGATACCTTTAATACTTTGATCAGCGCTTATGGCAGATGTGGATCAATCAGGCGTGCTTTGGCAACATATAGTGCAATGTTGGAAGCAGGAATTGCTCCCAATCTTTCGACTTACAATGCCATTTTAAATGCATTGTCTAGAAAAGGGCACTGGAAGGAGGCAGAAGCTGTTCTGAAAGATATGAATGAAAAAGGTTATAAACCAAATGCAGATGCTTATGCCTCATTATTGCATGCTTATGCAAATGGTGATAATTTAGAGCAATTGAATGCCCTAGCAGGAGATATACAAGCAGGAATCATTCATCCTAGTTGGGTACTCCTAAAATCAGTTGTGCATGCATATAGTAAATGTAATTTGTTAAAAAAGACAGAAAATGCTTTCTTGGAACTGAAAAGACGGGGCTTTTCCCCAGACTTGATTACATTCAATGTGATGATTTCTACGTATGGGAAACACGGCTTGATTGATAAAGCTCTTGAAGTTGTAAATAGTATGAAGCAATCTGGGTGCAAACCGGATTTGGTGACATATAATTCCCTGATTAGCATGTATGGTAGAGCAGGGAATTGTAAGAAGGCAGAATCTATCTTAAAAGATATGCAAGTTATTGGCATGAAGCCAGATGTTTTCTCCCACAACAGTGTAATCAGTGCATACTGCAAACAGGGTCTCATGCAAGATGCTTCAAGGATTTTCTCGGAAATGATGGATTCAGGCATCCGTCCTTGTATTATCACTTACAATACATTAATTACAGGTTATTCTGACCTTGCAATGTTTGAAGAGGTCAAGAATGTTCTTGACTACATGAAGAAACATGGTTTCATGCCAAATGAGCAGACTTATAATGCCATTACATATGGTTATCGTAAAGAGGGAAGACTACTTGAAGCATATGATTTTGTTAATGAAGTTAGACAAAGTGATTACATGGCGAGGAAGCACCAAATGGAACTTTTAAATGTATAA